Genomic DNA from Podospora pseudoanserina strain CBS 124.78 chromosome 4, whole genome shotgun sequence:
AACCTGAAACGGCACCGACCTTGTTCAACGCGCGTTGcgcgaggaagatgattgGTCTGTGAGAGGTGTCTGACAACACGTGTACAGGGCGTTGGTTTGAGtgccgaagaaggaggcAATGGATGGATCCCAGCCTCTTATTTGTTTTAGGGCAGGGCGGGGTGCTGGGGGGATAGGTTTATTACCACGCGATGATATTGGTGGGGTTCTATGAGTTGGCCGTGCGCGCGCGGCCTGAGGGATGAGGCACGTTCGCAGTGTGCGTTGTGTGGACTGAGGGATGGGTGAGAGTCACAGCTGAGAGGGGAGACCAAAAGGGAATTATTGAATGGGGTCTCTCATTCCAGATTTGGGTTTTCTagattttttatttttatttttatttttattttcatttttattttcatcttcttcttgggaaATACAAACAACATCACAGAACATATACAGAACGCAAAAGTAAAGCAGGCCTTTTCGCATCGCTCGTTTTATTTCAGCTTGTCTGATAGCCCAAACGAACACACTACCAAGAACACTACCACACAGCTGCCTGGAACTGATAGCCAAACCAAACGCCCGCacacccctcctcacccctcctctcatCCCTACCACACCACCAGTCTACCTACTTATCTCCCTAGCTCCGCTTCGGTCATCcatatcctcccccccccttttttttttcctgaCCGAACCATTTCATTCACTTCATTCATCTCTAATGCCCTCACTCTTCacaatcaacaacaacgtCTCCCTaatcagcatcaccatcgcgCCCTCAGCCTGGATCGCGTCCCTAGTCGTCTCactcttcttcgccttcctctACCTCCCGCCTCTAATCAAATCATCCACGCCCGCGTCAAGGGCCAATTTCTTCTACCGGATCAAGCAGTTTTTTTCTCTGCAGGGCCCGTTCTActccgaggaggaagacggcgAGTTTCAAAAGACGGTGCTCCAGCCCATCATCGAGGAGCCCGacgcggaggagagggaggagcagagggagtACGaacggaggcggaggatcaagaagaggaagcaggagattgaggatcTGAGGCCGGGATTGTTACCCGGGAGGGAGCTTATCGGGGAACTTGGCTGGGGGAGCGAAcggaggagggaaaaggagaagaggacgTCGTCGTCACTGTTGAAGATCAGGAGCGGGAGTAAAAGTGAGAAGCGGTCGTCGAGGGATAAGGAACGGGATAGTAGGGAAAAGGACGGCAgcgacggtgatggtggacaCGGCAAAGATGGCAGATTACTacggcagcaacaaacaacccaaGTCGTTGCAACCGTCGTACGGGTACCACTCGGCCGCAACCGATCCGTTGAGCGAGAcagagatgggggagggggacagCGATCTAGAGGATCTGGAGGTTTCTGGGGGCGGATATTCTCCTCCGGCGTGGAGACGGCTGGGAGACGGAGGTCGCAGCAGCGGCTTCTGGCAGCCCCAGACGGTGATCAGGAGTGACGGCCAGCGGGATGGGTTTAACAGGCAGTATGATTTGCTGGGGAGGTCGATGAGGGAGGATAGTCCTGATAGTGTGATGGATGGGCTGGCGGGGTATGGAGGGGGTTATGGgcaaaggggggaggatgcaCACTGGTTGAATGATGAAATCTTGCAGGAGGCGATCAGGACGAGGTTGCCGGAGAGTGTGTCCCCGGAAAAGGAGAGGAGTCCAGAGTTGGAGGACAACTATTGGAAGAATCACCAAATATACGGAAAcaaccagcagcaggagcaaaAGCTGGGGAGCATCGACGAGACCACCATCAAGATTAAACaggaggattgggaggaggaggagcagcagcaaggaagAAGGGTGGCTTTGAGTGCGATTCCAGAATTTTCGCCAGTTCGGGATGGACCCGTGACGACGCCaaaaccagaagaagaaattgCTGATAACTGTGAGTTTTGCTCTTGTTTCCTCTCTCCCATCACCGCACAACGCAAATCTCATGCCGTGTCTTCAGACATTCGCTTCGCCGTCCGCGCCGAAGTCCAACACCGCACCGAACCCATCGATGCCACCATCAACTTTTTCCGGCGCGTCTCCCAATCCGTCACACGgtccaaaacctccctcttcacctctctcctcaTTGCCCTCCTCTCTTTCATCGTGACGCgtcacctcacccaccccctcacccctcctccagtccccgacctcgtcaaagtcgcCTCCGTCGCCCGCTCGCTCGAGCCATTGATTTACTACTCCGAAAACGGCGCAGCCCAAGTGACATCCCTCCAAGCCACCTCGGTCGCAGTCTGGGACCTGTCCGAATCCATCAGAACAAGCAACCTCACCTCGGCCCCCCTAATCGtctccaccctcgacgaTCTGGCCGACTCCCTCCAGATTTTGTCGTTGGAGCTGACCAAATTCTTCGCCAACGTCGACGGGGACATTGACGGGATTCTGATCACCATGTCCTGGGCTCGTCGCGaactctccaccctctcctcctcccctcccccgtctcccctcatcaacaacatcttATCCCTCCCTT
This window encodes:
- a CDS encoding hypothetical protein (antiSMASH:Cluster_4; EggNog:ENOG503NY7C), yielding MVDTAKMADYYGSNKQPKSLQPSYGYHSAATDPLSETEMGEGDSDLEDLEVSGGGYSPPAWRRLGDGGRSSGFWQPQTVIRSDGQRDGFNRQYDLLGRSMREDSPDSVMDGLAGYGGGYGQRGEDAHWLNDEILQEAIRTRLPESVSPEKERSPELEDNYWKNHQIYGNNQQQEQKLGSIDETTIKIKQEDWEEEEQQQGRRVALSAIPEFSPVRDGPVTTPKPEEEIADNYIRFAVRAEVQHRTEPIDATINFFRRVSQSVTRSKTSLFTSLLIALLSFIVTRHLTHPLTPPPVPDLVKVASVARSLEPLIYYSENGAAQVTSLQATSVAVWDLSESIRTSNLTSAPLIVSTLDDLADSLQILSLELTKFFANVDGDIDGILITMSWARRELSTLSSSPPPSPLINNILSLPFIPSIFGPTHPQRTQRTLQRTFNELLNVLEEAVESELSHSLSLFRLFSSIDSQFLTLTRTVTRESSNQESLHNDLLSSLWVRLLGAKKGELAKFEKNRELLKDVREKTVRNKGVLVEHNQKLLALKASLEALRRKLVSPLVRSINSSTLTLEEQVRGLEEAGGYLEGVRSRQKGRVMEMLYGGGSGAGGHKTIVEIGDV